In the Triticum aestivum cultivar Chinese Spring chromosome 2B, IWGSC CS RefSeq v2.1, whole genome shotgun sequence genome, CACCACTCCTTCTCGCAGTCCACAATGGGACGACGGTCTAGGCCAACAGCAGGGAGGCGCTCGAGACCCCAACATCCCCTAAGCCTGATTGTCTCAAGTATGGGAGCAATCATTTTGGCTTCACATATGTGCTGCAGCTTATAGAGCTCGTGCAGGTAGATATGCTTCAACTTTGGGAACTCTAGTGCACCTTTTTGGTGGTTGGTATCTATTCTTGTTAGAAACTCTGGTTCCACAGGGAATACCTTGTTGAGATTACCACAGTTGACAATATGGAGGGTCTCTAAACTGCTCAAGGTGAACCATGCCAGTGAGAGGACAAATGTGAGGCTCGGACAAGCGTAGAGGTGTATGCTCCGCAGTTTTGCGAATGAAGGAGCGACAAAGCCTTGGACCGTCTTTCCTTTGCTCCAAATGCAGTGCACCATCAGGAGATCAGCCGCCCAAAATTTCTCTAGTTCCTCGAAAACGAAGCTGTTGTAATCACTAGTGAAGACCGTGTGCATCTTAGGACATCTCACCACATGACACCACTTCAAACGTTGCCAAATAAGTATATCCCCATCTATGGCCACCATGTGTTTAGGGATAATAGTGGTGATGGAAGAATTGTCATGCACGTTCAAAGATTCAACTTTGTTCATCACAAATATAACAGCCTTGACTCCTTGTACACTCTCCACGCTGGTGTTGTTAATTCCATCACCAATCTCCACATGGCACCCAAATGGCTCAAATCGGCATGCACTGCCATTGAAATGGTCAGCAAAGATATTTTCAGTAGCAAGATCAGTGTAGGTGTTGTAAGAAATATTGGTGATTAATGGCTTCGGTTGGGGTGGCGCAATTATTTTCCCACTGTTACCAGGACCCTTATTGCAGCTACGTCTACCATCTGTGCTAGTGGCAGATATACAGAGATTTAGATCCATTCTACGCACATTCCAACTTCTTAGCACCAGTAGCTGAATGAATCGCATATCCACGATAGCAACATGTGCTTCACAATGTCCCTTATTTGCCTTGTAAAACTTTGATGGTATTCTTCCGATCTCTTCTCCTCCACGCGTGTCAATGCATAGCAAAGCTAGTTCAGTTATCCCCTTTTCTGGCCAAAGTATAGCATGAAGTTTCTCACATTTCAACAGCATGATTTTCTGGAGACAATGGACCTGCACCACCTCATCCCTGAGGTCAAGTGTTTTTACAGATGTGCCCGATAAATTAAGCTCCTCAAGCATTGGAAGTGATCCACCTAGTGTGAAGTCAAATAATCTTGCACAACCAGCCATGGAGACACGAGTTATATTGGCTTTCTTACCATGATCTTCTTTAGGTCCCGCATCTAATCTGAATGATTCAAGTGATGGAGGGAGTCCTTCAGGTCCAACATGCTCCAAGCCAAAACAACCAACTAGAACCATTGTCTTGAGGCTTGTTGCCCCtgacagacttggcaaaatttgTATCGTACTATTCCCAGACAGGTCAAGGAACTCCAACTTCACCATATCCGTGAATTCATCCATTTTGCTTGACTCCCAAGGGGAAGTAGGCTGAGTAACTTTAAGCTTGCGAAGGTTTTGAAGTTGTCTCCACGCAAAATTGAGGCGCCAAATCCTCCCCCGATGTATATGCACCTCTCTAATGTTTGCCTCCATCTGCTCTATTATCTCTGGTGATAAAGCCAATTCCCAATTTGTGCAACATATGTCTAGCACCCACAGGCTTTGAAAAAATTTCATTGATGATCTATCTTGTTCTTCATCTTCTTTTATTCGCTGATCCTTGCAATTATCTAGCCCAAGGAATCTTAAGTTCTGACAACAATGGAAAGGAGGCGAGGAAAAGCTGAATGTGCAATGACATAATTTGAGCACATGAAGGTTGTCCGATTGATGAAACATGTCATTAGGTAATAACCTTAATGGAGGATCAGATTCGCTTGTGACTGCCTCAACAAAAAGTGACGTTGAATCTGGATGCACACTCACCGTATTTATGCTTGTCCTTCCTTGCACAACAGAGTTATCCCTGGCCAATACCCATCGGTTCGGAGGAATCTTCAGCTCATTACCAAAAGACGAGAACACATGAGATGAATAATGCTCTACACGGATTTGTTGACGCAGAGAATCCGCAACCTCCCATGCTTCGTCCGCCTCATCTCCTTGTATAATCCCATCACAAACCCAATAGCTAGAAGCATGGGTGGCCCAGTTGTAGTGCATGATGTTACCACCCCGAGAACTTAATGATAACAGATATAAGCAACACTCTTCAGCTATTTTAGTGGTAACGGCAGGCCTACATGTGCATTGGGCAATTTCCCTAGCCTCTTCCCGTATACAAGAATCCCAGTCGGGTGGACACTTATCACAGTCAGTATCAAGAAAAAGATGTGAATTATCCACCTTTTGCTTTATTCCTAGATTGGTTCGCAGCCTCCCCCTAAAAGACCATAGTATTCTAGTATCAAACCATCCAGGTCGAGGAATACCAAGATCATTCAAGTCAATTGTGTTGTCGCTGCCATTGTGGAAAACAATTAAGCATCTGTGTTCTTGCATGGCTCGATGGATCTCTCGGCTGACATCTCCAATCTCAGCTCTAGAGCTCCCATCTATCCCACTGAAATCATCTATCTCATCTTGCATATCAAAAATAGCCATTACAGAAGGAGGAAGCTTCAGTTCCTCCGCAATTGCCCTCTGAAGTGCTCTTCGACTTATCCACCTCGAGCAATCGAGGTGAATGATCTTGTTGAATTTATTCTGCAAAGATGGCTGAGGGTGTTGGGCTACTGCTCGAAGTGTGGCAGATGCAGCCAGCCCAAGCCATCCATCAAAATAGATGGTCCTGTGTGCAGCACTGGTGGTGTCCTCCAGACAATACATTAATATTCCCGCCGCCTCTCCAACGTCATGTGCCCAGGCGATCTGCGAATTAGTTGATGGCAATTAGTTGAGGTCAGAAAACACTGGGATAATAATGCTACATGGCCTAGTTTGTAGCATGCATCTTTATACCTTGTGAGGCATGTTGAAATTGCGTGTCAAGGACCAGCCAAGACAGTTGGGAGCTCCAGGAATTTAACCCATATGCATCTTCAGATGAAACTCCAAATTATTTTGGTCTATAGCCCCTAGCTTAGCTACAAAGAGCGTCACCGCGTGCACAAACACTGTTAGTCCATGCATATTATAAACCTTTTTTTTGAGTAGTTAATAAGGGGCGAGCGACTAACGTTGGGTACATGAAACATTTTTCATAAACCGAATACAGCCATCTTTGACATGCATGTTATattgcaaaagtataaatcatgtgCTCATATATGGTAGCACAAGAATACTGGTCTAGATTGTGAGAATAGCACGCATGAGTAACCAGAAAAAAAAGTACCTGATCTTTAATTAGGCATGAAGACACTGTAAGTGGCTACAGAAGCAGATGGATCCAGAATTTCAACTCCTTGCTATCACCTGGTTAGCAGTGCAGCGGAGCGATTTATTGTATTCATGGCTTTCTGGATGAACAAATATTGTTAGTCAATGCAAAATCACATATGCCCATTGTTTCGGAAGCTGAATAAGGTGCGAGAAATCGACATGAGACTGGAACATATGTGTATAGCAGAAGAATATCATAAAGTCGAAAATACTACCTTAACCAGCAAGCTGACGCATATTGTGTCCTGATCCAAAATGAAGATGGATTGTATATGCCTATATGGTGAAGGGGGGACAACTAATGCATGCTGCTGGAATACATACCGTAGAACTGTTGGCTAGCTCTAGCTAGCTAGTATGGTATGTAAAGCAGGGCTT is a window encoding:
- the LOC123042576 gene encoding uncharacterized protein — encoded protein: MPHKIAWAHDVGEAAGILMYCLEDTTSAAHRTIYFDGWLGLAASATLRAVAQHPQPSLQNKFNKIIHLDCSRWISRRALQRAIAEELKLPPSVMAIFDMQDEIDDFSGIDGSSRAEIGDVSREIHRAMQEHRCLIVFHNGSDNTIDLNDLGIPRPGWFDTRILWSFRGRLRTNLGIKQKVDNSHLFLDTDCDKCPPDWDSCIREEAREIAQCTCRPAVTTKIAEECCLYLLSLSSRGGNIMHYNWATHASSYWVCDGIIQGDEADEAWEVADSLRQQIRVEHYSSHVFSSFGNELKIPPNRWVLARDNSVVQGRTSINTVSVHPDSTSLFVEAVTSESDPPLRLLPNDMFHQSDNLHVLKLCHCTFSFSSPPFHCCQNLRFLGLDNCKDQRIKEDEEQDRSSMKFFQSLWVLDICCTNWELALSPEIIEQMEANIREVHIHRGRIWRLNFAWRQLQNLRKLKVTQPTSPWESSKMDEFTDMVKLEFLDLSGNSTIQILPSLSGATSLKTMVLVGCFGLEHVGPEGLPPSLESFRLDAGPKEDHGKKANITRVSMAGCARLFDFTLGGSLPMLEELNLSGTSVKTLDLRDEVVQVHCLQKIMLLKCEKLHAILWPEKGITELALLCIDTRGGEEIGRIPSKFYKANKGHCEAHVAIVDMRFIQLLVLRSWNVRRMDLNLCISATSTDGRRSCNKGPGNSGKIIAPPQPKPLITNISYNTYTDLATENIFADHFNGSACRFEPFGCHVEIGDGINNTSVESVQGVKAVIFVMNKVESLNVHDNSSITTIIPKHMVAIDGDILIWQRLKWCHVVRCPKMHTVFTSDYNSFVFEELEKFWAADLLMVHCIWSKGKTVQGFVAPSFAKLRSIHLYACPSLTFVLSLAWFTLSSLETLHIVNCGNLNKVFPVEPEFLTRIDTNHQKGALEFPKLKHIYLHELYKLQHICEAKMIAPILETIRLRGCWGLERLPAVGLDRRPIVDCEKEWWEKLEWDGLEAQHDPSLFEPHHPPYYKEPLPRGSVLW